Proteins found in one Drosophila nasuta strain 15112-1781.00 unplaced genomic scaffold, ASM2355853v1 ctg45_pilon, whole genome shotgun sequence genomic segment:
- the LOC132797980 gene encoding uncharacterized protein LOC132797980, with product MSTSLVESSAFSHCKPAQPNFIARRGVPLRIYSDNATNFVGTNNLLKELQMEFSKQQEKLQLFASEMGMEWHFIPPRAPHFGGLWEAAVKSAKHLLVRQMANASLAESEVRAHLADVEAILNSRPLTPLSSDPNDGEALTPGHLLIGQAIRSLPQGFVPDRPNKELTYLRRWQMLSTLRQRFWLAWSKDYIHKLQIRTKWKSPQPGGGRMPRPGSRGQHATSAVDNWKGRRRNPRNRRPNTGGRN from the exons atgtctacatcactTGTTGAATCAAGCGCCTTCTCCCACTGTAAGCCTGCTCAGCCTAA CTTCATCGCAAGGCGTGGCGTTCCACTTCGGATATATTCGGACAACGCCACCAACTTCGTCGGGACAAACAACCTACTCAAGGAGCTACAGATGGAGTTCTCgaagcagcaggagaaacTCCAGTTGTTCGCGTCGGAGATGGGGATGGAATGGCACTTCATCCCTCCTCGAGCCCCACATTTCGGAGGGCTGTGGGAAGCCGCGGTGAAATCCGCAAAGCATCTCCTCGTCCGGCAAATGGCCAACGCGTCACTGGCGGAAAGCGAGGTCAGAGCTCATCTGGCAGATGTCGAGGCCATTCTCAACTCGCGGCCTCTCACTCCACTCAGCTCCGATCCCAACGATGGCGAGGCTCTAACTCCGGGCCATCTTCTAATCGGGCAAGCCATACGTTCGCTGCCGCAAGGATTCGTGCCAGACAGGCCCAACAAAGAGCTGACGTATTTGCGACGGTGGCAAATGTTATCCACGCTCAGACAGCGGTTTTGGCTCGCGTGGTCGAAGGACTACATCCACAAACTCCAAATCCGCACCAAATGGAAGTCTCCACAGCCCGGCGGAGGTCGGATGCCTCGTCCTGGTTCACGAGGACAACACGCCACCTCAGCAGTGGATAACTGGAAGGGTCGCAGGCGTAACCCGAGGAACAGACGGCCAAATACGGGTGGCCGAAATTAG